ATTTTTATGAGTTTTGTCATGATTAAGTCTCAATTCTTCTTTATTGTAGCTAGTTTCCTCAGCAATAAGACGATTGACAAAAGTGTGGAAAAATCGTTCGTCAGGAAATGGCATCATATGAAAATCTCTTAAGGACTTACCATCATCATTTAACAACTTTTCAATCTCTGCACAAAAAAAATGGTAAATGATCCGACAtctaaataaaaataataaaaaaatactaCAAAGTAACAAACATAAAATGTATTTAATACTGATCACACACCTGCTAAAGCATAGTTCTGGATTTCATACTCGGACAGTGTTAAATGAATGTTATCTGAAATCTTACGCCGGATATAAAGAACATCGTCTGACAATGCTGGCCAGTGTTTTTCCCATAGCGCAAGCGGATCAGACACCAAACAATATGCCAGTATGTTAACAAACATAGCCCGAATTTGGATTGGCATAGCTGACAATGCATTTTCTTCCAAAGCATCATGCCATTGCTTGTCATTATTCAACAGACCAAGAGCACCACATGCTTCCTTAAATGTATCATATGTAGTTCCATCAATAGTGCGCAACTGAGAGAAAGATAAAGCACCTTTACATCTAAGTAACATCATTCGAAGGTGAAATAATTCACCCGTTGTTGCATGAACCTCTGCTAACCTCCCAACCACATCACCTCTTTGTCTAAGCTTCCATTTAGCAGTTTTCTTTATCCATGTAAACTGGGTGGGAAAGTCAGAATACGTAAAATTTCGAGCTTGTGGAAATTCACTGTTAGCTACAAACCAAGCCTCTAGTTTACTTTTTTTGGAAGTCGCGTTATTGCACACATTCACCAAATCTGCAGAAATCTGAAAATTCAAGTACTTCTGACCGGGCAAATGTATTGGTAAGCGTTCAACACTTGGGGAACGATGGTGAATGTCAAACCCAAAAATCCTCCAAGATGCCTCAGATGCACAAACATATCTACGATCAAGAAAATTCTTTACCTCATCCAAATTCTTCACGGATCTTGCAGTTTGTTCACTACCTGATTTGTTACTTTTCTTCTTCAACAACATTGTAGCAGTGTCATGACCCTTTAAACAATACTTGAAGAGATATTTCAACGATCTTGAACTGTTGCAAATTTCCAGATTTATATGACACTGAAACCGCAACAGAAGATCTCGATTGTATGGAACTACATATTGATTGTCAAGGTTGATCCCTTTTTTGTTGATCCAAATGTTAATTTATGACTTTTTTATTTTAATCTTCGATGTTTACGAATGATATTTGACCTGATTTCAAagattgtatatatatgtacagTGCTGATAATGTTTTTTTCTTTTTGAATGCCTAGGTTATTATCCAAATCTGACTTTATTGATCCTCTTGATCACCCAACACAAATGTGGTTGATTCAGGTTAGTTTTTTTACCATAACAAATTTATCCGAAACTTATTTTAGGCCTTCCATGACACATGACTAATTCTCTTTTATACGAAGGTTTACTAATAGTAAATATAAATTTAGAATTCGATTATATAATTGTATATATTAGTAGCATCACAAACATCTCATACTAATGACTTTGTACTCAATAATCATTATAGTATTTTGGCATATAAGAAGTGCATTAGTTATATACTCTCAATGTAAATTTAACTACCAGCAATCCAATTCTGAGAAAAAAAGTGTTAGGCGTCGAGGCTGTGGATCAAGTATTAACATAATTCTGCAGAGAAATAAAGAAAATGTTTCTCCAATCATCGGTAGTCAATCTTTTT
This genomic interval from Apium graveolens cultivar Ventura chromosome 8, ASM990537v1, whole genome shotgun sequence contains the following:
- the LOC141679751 gene encoding uncharacterized protein LOC141679751 — protein: MYALVKRRALDEGTEPTLLADHSWEEGDNGPGDIRLRFYNKGETKVEPGFGDTCHINLEICNSSRSLKYLFKYCLKGHDTATMLLKKKSNKSGSEQTARSVKNLDEVKNFLDRRYVCASEASWRIFGFDIHHRSPSVERLPIHLPGQKYLNFQISADLVNVCNNATSKKSKLEAWFVANSEFPQARNFTYSDFPTQFTWIKKTAKWKLRQRGDVVGRLAEVHATTGELFHLRMMLLRCKGALSFSQLRTIDGTTYDTFKEACGALGLLNNDKQWHDALEENALSAMPIQIRAMFVNILAYCLVSDPLALWEKHWPALSDDVLYIRRKISDNIHLTLSEYEIQNYALAEIEKLLNDDGKSLRDFHMMPFPDERFFHTFVNRLIAEETSYNKEELRLNHDKTHKNLNSRQLDVYNAVVDNVNKNKGGMFFVYGSGGCGKTFLWQTLCSRFRSEGKIVLPVAGSRIAATLLPGGRTSHSRFKIPLKLDQSSIAGIKHGTDIAELMQHTSLIIWDEAPMQHRYAIEAVDRSLRDIMAAVDVERGRRPFGGITVVFGGDF